A genomic segment from Nicotiana tabacum cultivar K326 chromosome 9, ASM71507v2, whole genome shotgun sequence encodes:
- the LOC107798023 gene encoding beta-glucosidase 40-like, with amino-acid sequence MLKKRDIALWAILMVFVLGFHTYSAQNISRNNFPKGFVFGTASSAYQFEGAVKEDGRGPTIWDKFSHSFGKVVDFSNGDVAVDQYHQYPEDIQLMKDMGMDAYRFSIAWTRIFPNGTGEINQAGVDHYNKLINALLANGIQPYVTLYHWDLPQALEDKYNGWLSPQIIKDFAIYVETCFQKFGDRVKNWITINEPHTVAIQGFDVGLQAPGRCSILLKVFCRAGNSATEPYIVTHNLLLAHATVVDIYKRKYKPIQHGSIGISLDTFWYEPLTNSKDDIEATQRAIEFNLDWYLEPVILGRYPSSMVNRVGNRLPKFSPAESALVKGSYDFIGINHYTTWYASKNKTNIIGVLLNDSLADSGAITLPFKGLTPIAERASSIWLYIVPQGIRSLMNYIKQKYGNPLIIITENGMDDSNNALISRQDALKDTKRIKYHNEYLTNLLASIKEDGCNVKGYFVWSLMDNWEWAAGFSSRFGLYYVDYKDSLKRYPKNSVNWFKNFLGSA; translated from the exons atgTTAAAGAAGAGAGACATTGCTCTTTGGGCAATACTTATGGTCTTTGTTCTTGGTTTTCATACATATTCAGCACAGAATATTAGCAGAAACAACTTTCCAAAGGGTTTTGTTTTTGGGACTGCTTCTTCTGCTTACCAG TTTGAAGGTGCTGTAAAGGAGGATGGAAGAGGTCCAACTATATGGGATAAATTTTCTCATTCTTTTG GTAAAGTAGTTGATTTTAGCAATGGTGATGTAGCCGTGGATCAGTATCACCAGTACCCG GAAGATATACAGCTTATGAAGGACATGGGAATGGATGCCTATAGATTTTCAATTGCTTGGACCAGAATTTTCCCTA ATGGAACTGGAGAAATCAATCAGGCTGGAGTAGATCACTACAATAAGTTGATCAATGCTCTACTTGCTAATG GAATTCAACCATATGTAACACTATACCATTGGGACCTTCCTCAAGCTCTAGAAGACAAGTACAATGGATGGCTAAGCCCACAGATCAT AAAAGATTTTGCAATATACGTGGAGACGTGCTTCCAAAAATTTGGTGATAGGGTGAAGAACTGGATCACTATCAATGAGCCACATACTGTTGCCATTCAAGGATTTGATGTAGGGCTTCAAGCGCCCGGGCGATGTTCCATCCTCCTTAAAGTTTTTTGCAGGGCTGGAAACTCTGCAACTGAACCTTACATTGTTACTCATAATCTACTCCTTGCTCATGCCACTGTTGTTGACATTTATAAAAGAAAGTACAAG CCAATACAACATGGATCAATTGGGATATCACTAGATACCTTTTGGTATGAGCCTTTGACAAACTCCAAAGATGACATTGAAGCAACACAAAGGGCCATTGAGTTTAATCTAGACTG GTATCTTGAGCCTGTGATACTTGGAAGGTATCCAAGTTCAATGGTAAATAGAGTGGGAAACCGGTTGCCAAAATTTTCACCAGCTGAATCTGCTCTTGTGAAAGGTTCCTATGATTTCATAGGCATAAATCATTATACTACATGGTATGCTAGCAAGAACAAAACCAACATAATTGGTGTCCTGCTCAATGACTCCCTCGCAGACTCTGGTGCCATTACCCTCC CATTCAAAGGATTAACACCAATAGCAGAAAGG GCAAGTTCCATATGGTTGTACATAGTACCTCAGGGAATCAGAAGCTTAATGAACTACATCAAGCAGAAGTATGGGAACCCTCTAATCATAATCACTGAAAATG GAATGGATGATTCAAATAATGCACTAATATCGAGACAAGATGCTCTTAAGGATACAAAAAGGATCAAATATCACAATGAATATCTTACTAACCTCTTAGCCTCTATCAA AGAAGATGGTTGCAACGTGAAAGGATACTTTGTGTGGTCTCTGATGGATAACTGGGAATGGGCAGCTGGATTTTCGTCGAGGTTTGGTCTTTATTATGTGGATTACAAGGACAGCCTCAAGAGATATCCCAAGAATTCAGTGAACTGGTTCAAGAATTTCCTTGGATCTGCTTAA